One window of the Acidobacteriota bacterium genome contains the following:
- a CDS encoding fumarate reductase/succinate dehydrogenase flavoprotein subunit translates to MELDPKIPPGPLEDKWDNFKNSARLVNPANKRKFTVIVVGTGLAGASAAATLGELGYNVKCFSFHDSPRRAHSIAAQGGINAAKNYQNDGDSVFRLFYDTIKGGDFRSREANVYRLAQISENIIDQCVAQGVPFAREYGGLLANRSFGGAQVSRTFYARGQTGQQLLLGAYQALSRQIRAGQVEMFPRHEMLDLVIVDGHARGIVTRNLLTGEIRSHAGHAVVLATGGYANVFFLSTNAKNSNATAIWRAHRRGALFANPCFTQIHPTCIPPSGEYQSKLTLMSESLRNDGRIWVPKQPGDKRPPATIPEEERDYYLERRYPAFGNLVPRDVASRAAKKVVDEGRGVGPTGIGVYLDFADAIKRLGRKTIEERYGNLFEMYERITGENPYETPMRIYPAPHYTMGGLWVDYELSSNIPGLYVIGEANFSDHGANRLGASALMQGLADGYFVLPNTICNYLSQHLGETVSTRDPAFDRAEREVRDRIARLLSINGKRSPDYFHRELGKIVWDHCGMERSRESLEEALRLIPALRDEFWRDVRVPGSGEDINQSLEKAGRVADFFELAELICRDALDRDESCGTHFRVEHQTEDGEAKRDDEHYAYVAAWEYAGEGQEPRLHKEPLKFEVVHFAQRSYK, encoded by the coding sequence CACTGTCATCGTCGTCGGTACCGGGCTGGCAGGTGCGTCCGCCGCGGCGACGCTGGGCGAGCTGGGGTACAACGTGAAGTGCTTCAGCTTCCACGACAGCCCGAGGCGCGCTCACAGCATTGCCGCCCAGGGAGGCATCAACGCCGCCAAGAACTACCAGAACGACGGGGACAGCGTCTTTCGGCTGTTCTACGACACGATCAAGGGCGGCGACTTCCGCTCCCGCGAGGCCAACGTCTACCGCCTGGCGCAGATCAGCGAGAACATCATCGACCAGTGCGTCGCGCAGGGTGTGCCGTTCGCCCGCGAATACGGCGGTCTTTTGGCCAACCGCTCGTTCGGCGGCGCGCAGGTATCCCGCACCTTCTATGCCCGCGGTCAGACGGGACAGCAGCTTCTGCTGGGTGCCTACCAGGCGCTGTCCCGGCAGATCCGAGCCGGCCAGGTCGAGATGTTCCCGCGTCACGAGATGCTGGACCTCGTGATCGTCGACGGCCACGCGCGCGGGATCGTCACGAGGAACCTGCTGACGGGGGAGATCCGCTCGCACGCGGGACACGCCGTGGTCCTCGCCACGGGCGGCTATGCCAATGTGTTCTTCCTCTCCACCAACGCCAAGAACAGCAACGCCACGGCCATCTGGCGGGCCCACCGTCGCGGTGCCCTGTTCGCCAATCCGTGCTTCACGCAGATCCACCCCACCTGCATCCCGCCGAGCGGCGAGTATCAGTCGAAGCTCACGCTGATGAGCGAGTCGCTCCGGAACGACGGCCGGATCTGGGTACCGAAGCAGCCCGGCGACAAGAGACCTCCAGCCACCATTCCGGAAGAGGAGCGGGACTACTACCTCGAGCGGCGTTACCCCGCGTTCGGCAACCTCGTCCCGCGCGACGTCGCGTCGAGGGCGGCCAAGAAGGTCGTCGACGAGGGCCGGGGCGTCGGGCCGACCGGGATCGGCGTCTATCTCGACTTCGCCGACGCGATCAAGCGGCTCGGCCGGAAGACGATCGAGGAGCGGTACGGCAACCTCTTCGAGATGTACGAGCGGATCACCGGAGAGAATCCCTACGAAACGCCCATGCGCATCTACCCGGCCCCCCACTACACGATGGGCGGGCTGTGGGTGGACTATGAGCTGTCCAGCAACATCCCCGGGCTCTACGTGATCGGCGAGGCCAATTTCTCCGACCACGGCGCCAACCGCCTGGGGGCGAGCGCGCTCATGCAGGGGCTGGCGGACGGCTATTTCGTGCTGCCGAACACGATCTGCAACTATCTCTCCCAGCACCTCGGCGAGACGGTCAGCACGCGGGATCCGGCCTTCGACCGGGCGGAGCGGGAGGTGCGGGATCGAATCGCGCGCCTGCTCTCGATCAACGGCAAGCGCAGCCCCGACTACTTCCATCGAGAGCTGGGGAAGATCGTCTGGGACCACTGTGGAATGGAAAGGAGCCGCGAAAGCCTCGAAGAAGCGCTGCGTCTCATCCCCGCCCTCAGGGACGAGTTCTGGCGGGACGTGAGGGTTCCCGGCTCGGGCGAGGACATCAACCAGTCGCTGGAGAAGGCCGGACGCGTGGCCGACTTCTTCGAGCTGGCGGAACTCATCTGCCGTGACGCGCTCGACCGGGACGAATCGTGCGGCACCCACTTCCGTGTGGAGCACCAGACCGAAGACGGCGAGGCGAAGCGCGACGACGAGCACTATGCGTACGTCGCGGCTTGGGAATATGCCGGCGAGGGACAGGAGCCGCGCCTGCACAAGGAACCGCTGAAGTTCGAGGTCGTGCATTTCGCGCAGCGCAGCTACAAGTGA
- a CDS encoding succinate dehydrogenase/fumarate reductase iron-sulfur subunit, whose protein sequence is MRLTLHVWRQAGPDAPGKMVKYEVPDANPDMSFLELLDVVNERLIEQGEEPIAFEHDCREGICGSCGVMINGQAHGPLPGTTTCQLHLRHFKDGDEIYVEPWRSRAFPVLKDLIVDRSALDRIIQAGGFISVRTGEAPEANSIPVPKEVADEAFDAATCIGCGACVAQCPNGAAQLFTSAKIAHLNMLPQGAVERDARARRMVEQMEAEGFGSCTNYAECEAVCPKGIKIDFIARMNRDYVRAKIRSTGA, encoded by the coding sequence ATGAGATTGACCCTTCATGTCTGGCGGCAAGCGGGACCGGATGCCCCGGGGAAGATGGTGAAGTACGAAGTCCCGGACGCCAATCCCGACATGTCGTTTCTCGAACTGCTCGACGTCGTCAACGAACGCCTGATCGAGCAGGGTGAGGAGCCGATCGCCTTCGAGCACGACTGCCGCGAGGGGATCTGCGGGAGCTGCGGGGTGATGATCAACGGCCAGGCGCACGGGCCGCTGCCGGGAACCACCACCTGCCAGCTCCATCTCCGCCACTTCAAGGACGGCGACGAAATCTACGTCGAGCCCTGGAGATCGCGGGCCTTCCCGGTGCTGAAGGACCTGATCGTCGACCGGTCGGCGCTGGACCGCATCATTCAGGCCGGGGGCTTCATCTCGGTTCGGACTGGCGAAGCCCCGGAGGCCAACTCGATTCCCGTCCCCAAGGAGGTCGCCGACGAGGCCTTCGACGCCGCGACCTGCATCGGGTGTGGTGCCTGCGTGGCGCAGTGCCCCAACGGTGCCGCCCAGCTCTTCACCTCGGCGAAGATCGCCCATCTCAACATGCTCCCCCAAGGTGCCGTCGAGCGCGACGCACGGGCCCGGCGCATGGTGGAGCAGATGGAGGCCGAGGGTTTCGGGAGCTGCACGAACTACGCCGAGTGCGAGGCGGTCTGCCCGAAGGGGATCAAGATCGACTTCATCGCCCGAATGAACCGCGATTACGTGCGGGCGAAGATCCGCTCGACGGGCGCCTGA
- a CDS encoding M23 family metallopeptidase produces the protein MVRFRTESVDRSEVVASGGSAAARPARSLYRSPGRGAFCTIEGAPSSERDARVHDGRCFLDGAKRRATQCRTATLARSPVIDPLAAATSLHSASSAAQRTIADAPHAPCGLHFTCREREGAGMVGADRRRRGAAARARKGESMTERGKRGRLRRVAVLAAVLLFGWAAYGAFYRGPAPSVVVSAERPAIGAPTRVSALFREPRRGLVSVSLMLVQGEHEEELASRTAAVPPSPWRFWSAGDTPEIELSAVIGRGQPDWLEEGTVTLRAVALRATGPLRRTSSVIVEQQLPVRLRPPSLELLSSGNYARQGGAGVVRFRAGATAVRSGVVAGSAEFLSFPVPGGGPEERFALYGIPWDLDDAAEVRLFAEDDAGNRAEAPFLDRLVPHPPRRDTIRLTDSFLARVVPAIESQTPELSGEGALIDRYLAINRDLRARNRAAIAALSRRSAARRFWSGRFLQLPGSQRKAGFAEVRSYLYRGREVDRQTHLGLDVASVRRAEVPAPNAGRVLFAGYLGIYGNAVVLDHGYGLLSLSAHLSSIAVEEGEEVAKGQVIGRTGATGLAGGDHLHLGLFVQGTAVDPMEWLDERWITTHIAGRLPE, from the coding sequence ATGGTGCGTTTTCGCACCGAATCCGTTGACCGCTCGGAGGTTGTGGCCTCCGGTGGCTCCGCGGCTGCGAGGCCGGCCCGAAGTCTTTATCGGTCACCGGGTCGCGGAGCGTTTTGCACCATTGAGGGTGCACCTTCCAGCGAACGGGACGCGAGGGTGCACGATGGGAGGTGCTTCCTCGATGGTGCGAAACGCCGCGCAACTCAATGTAGGACGGCCACTTTGGCCCGATCCCCGGTCATCGATCCACTCGCGGCCGCAACCTCCCTTCATTCTGCGAGTTCGGCGGCCCAACGCACCATTGCGGATGCACCTCACGCACCATGCGGGTTGCACTTCACTTGCCGCGAGCGGGAGGGCGCTGGCATGGTCGGGGCTGACCGGCGGCGTCGTGGCGCCGCCGCCCGGGCACGGAAAGGAGAGTCGATGACGGAAAGGGGAAAGCGGGGCCGCCTGCGGCGGGTGGCCGTCCTCGCGGCAGTGCTGCTCTTCGGCTGGGCCGCCTATGGTGCCTTCTACCGGGGCCCCGCCCCCTCGGTCGTGGTGAGCGCGGAGCGGCCGGCGATCGGTGCGCCGACCCGCGTGTCGGCTCTGTTTCGGGAGCCTCGCCGCGGCCTCGTCAGCGTGTCGCTCATGCTGGTCCAGGGAGAGCACGAGGAGGAACTCGCCTCCCGGACAGCGGCGGTACCACCCTCTCCATGGCGGTTCTGGTCGGCCGGTGACACGCCCGAGATCGAGCTGTCCGCGGTGATCGGGCGGGGGCAGCCGGATTGGCTCGAGGAGGGCACGGTCACCCTTCGCGCCGTTGCCCTCCGGGCGACCGGACCCCTGCGCCGCACCTCGAGCGTGATCGTCGAGCAGCAGCTTCCGGTGCGGCTGCGGCCGCCTTCTCTCGAACTGCTCTCGAGCGGCAACTACGCCCGACAGGGGGGTGCGGGTGTCGTCCGCTTCCGGGCCGGTGCGACGGCGGTGCGCTCCGGCGTCGTGGCCGGTTCGGCCGAGTTCCTCTCCTTCCCGGTGCCGGGCGGCGGGCCCGAGGAGCGCTTCGCGCTGTACGGAATCCCCTGGGACCTGGACGATGCCGCCGAGGTGAGGCTGTTCGCCGAAGACGACGCCGGCAACCGGGCCGAGGCCCCTTTCCTCGATCGCCTGGTGCCGCATCCCCCGCGCCGCGACACCATTCGGCTCACCGACTCGTTCCTGGCGCGGGTGGTGCCGGCGATCGAGTCGCAGACACCCGAGCTATCGGGAGAGGGTGCTCTCATCGACCGATACCTGGCCATCAACCGCGATCTCCGAGCCAGGAACCGCGCCGCGATCGCCGCCCTCTCCCGCCGGTCCGCCGCGCGGAGGTTCTGGTCCGGGAGATTCCTCCAGCTGCCGGGATCGCAGCGCAAGGCCGGCTTCGCGGAGGTGAGGTCCTACCTCTACCGAGGCCGCGAGGTCGACCGGCAGACGCACCTCGGGCTCGACGTCGCTTCGGTGCGGCGAGCGGAGGTCCCGGCGCCGAACGCGGGGAGGGTGCTCTTCGCCGGATACCTGGGCATCTACGGCAACGCCGTGGTCCTCGATCACGGCTACGGGCTGCTGAGCCTGAGTGCCCACCTCAGCTCGATCGCCGTCGAGGAGGGCGAGGAGGTGGCCAAGGGGCAGGTGATCGGAAGGACCGGCGCCACCGGTCTCGCCGGGGGCGATCACCTGCACCTGGGGCTTTTCGTCCAGGGTACGGCCGTGGATCCGATGGAGTGGCTCGACGAGCGCTGGATCACGACCCACATCGCCGGCCGCCTGCCGGAGTGA
- a CDS encoding mechanosensitive ion channel family protein: MPVNPTDISFRRPGVDPFRGLVTAACLLAAVLPAAAGVTPLDLSSPRATMRTFLDAVNDAARGETDRLDDAAACFDLSGHPLMGRAAARRLARDLKTYLDKTELVDLARIPERPEGDRYLYRLVAEGEISFVRMEDGRWLFSPETVSSVPSLLASVKDKPFVAGLSGAGPANAFADWVRARLPRSFLRTGFLLENWQWLGLVLLAILGVLADRLSRLLLARILDRWLGEAGARVGLDIRSGFVIPLGVLVMALVWSAGLPLLDLPANVLAALAFAATLVIAVAGVWAAYRLVDVIAAYLAEKARGTASRVDDLLVPLFRRALKIAVIAFGIVFVASNLNVNVTSLLAGLGIGGIALAMAAKDTVENLFGSVTVLIDRPFQIGDWIRIGDYEGTVEDLGFRSTRIRTFYNSLVTVPNSQLVRATVDNMGARRYRRYKTLVSVEYGTPPEKIEAFCEGIRELIRRHPYTRKDYYMVYLNDFAASSLDILLYVFFQTPDWATELRERHRLLVDIIRLAERIGVGFAFPTRTVHVASVPGGLVPRQEEASSGAAEPQPQPAADPVRAGREAAREVAGRLGEPPPVDFGDPDRLAPGAP; encoded by the coding sequence ATGCCGGTGAACCCGACAGACATCTCCTTCCGACGGCCAGGAGTTGACCCGTTCCGAGGACTCGTCACGGCCGCCTGCCTGCTGGCGGCGGTTCTGCCCGCCGCAGCGGGCGTGACCCCGCTCGACCTCTCGTCGCCGCGGGCCACCATGCGGACCTTCCTCGATGCGGTCAATGATGCGGCGCGGGGCGAGACGGATCGGCTCGACGACGCCGCGGCCTGCTTCGATCTTTCGGGACACCCGCTGATGGGGCGCGCCGCCGCGCGGCGTCTGGCGCGCGACCTCAAGACCTATCTCGACAAGACGGAACTCGTGGATCTCGCCCGGATCCCCGAGCGCCCGGAAGGGGACCGCTACCTCTACCGCCTCGTGGCCGAGGGCGAGATCTCGTTCGTGCGAATGGAGGACGGCCGCTGGCTGTTCTCGCCGGAGACGGTCTCCTCCGTGCCGTCGCTCCTCGCTTCGGTGAAGGACAAGCCGTTCGTGGCCGGCCTGTCGGGCGCCGGGCCGGCGAACGCGTTCGCGGACTGGGTGCGGGCGCGGCTCCCCCGGAGCTTCCTGAGGACCGGTTTCTTGCTGGAGAACTGGCAATGGCTGGGTTTGGTGTTGCTGGCCATTCTCGGCGTGCTGGCGGACCGCCTCAGCCGGCTGCTGCTCGCGCGCATCCTCGACCGCTGGCTCGGCGAGGCCGGCGCCAGGGTCGGGCTCGACATCCGGAGCGGCTTCGTCATCCCGCTCGGCGTGCTGGTCATGGCGCTCGTCTGGTCCGCGGGGCTGCCGCTGCTCGATCTCCCCGCGAACGTGCTGGCTGCACTCGCCTTCGCGGCGACCCTCGTCATCGCCGTCGCCGGCGTGTGGGCGGCCTACCGGCTCGTTGATGTGATTGCCGCCTATCTGGCGGAGAAGGCGAGGGGGACCGCATCCCGCGTGGACGATCTGCTCGTCCCGCTGTTCCGCCGCGCCCTCAAGATCGCCGTCATCGCCTTCGGCATCGTGTTCGTGGCCTCGAATCTGAACGTCAACGTCACGAGCCTGCTCGCCGGCCTCGGGATCGGCGGCATCGCCCTCGCCATGGCCGCCAAGGACACGGTCGAGAATCTGTTCGGTTCGGTCACGGTGCTGATCGACCGGCCGTTTCAAATCGGGGACTGGATCCGCATCGGGGACTACGAGGGAACGGTGGAGGACCTCGGTTTCCGCTCGACCCGGATCCGCACCTTCTACAACTCGCTCGTCACGGTTCCGAACTCGCAACTGGTCCGCGCAACGGTGGACAACATGGGGGCGCGGCGTTACCGCCGCTACAAGACTCTCGTCTCGGTGGAATACGGCACCCCACCGGAGAAGATCGAGGCCTTCTGCGAGGGCATTCGGGAGCTGATCCGGCGCCACCCCTACACGCGGAAGGACTACTACATGGTCTACCTGAACGACTTCGCCGCCTCCTCGCTCGATATCCTTCTGTACGTCTTCTTCCAGACGCCGGACTGGGCCACGGAGCTGCGGGAACGCCACCGGTTGCTCGTCGATATCATCCGCCTGGCGGAGCGGATCGGGGTCGGCTTCGCCTTCCCCACGCGGACGGTTCATGTCGCCTCGGTTCCGGGCGGGCTCGTCCCCCGACAGGAGGAGGCGTCGTCCGGGGCGGCCGAGCCGCAGCCCCAGCCCGCCGCCGACCCGGTCCGCGCGGGGCGGGAGGCGGCGCGGGAAGTGGCCGGCCGGCTGGGAGAGCCGCCCCCGGTCGATTTCGGCGATCCGGACCGGCTCGCCCCGGGGGCGCCGTGA
- the ggt gene encoding gamma-glutamyltransferase has translation MPRRCLALLAILALPGCLATQPPASHAPAVPHRRVAAGHSGAVAAPEPLAARVGADVLRRGGNAVDAAVAVQFALSVTYPLASPIGGGGFALVWDPGAGRAFALDYREVAPAGATEGMFLGPDGEVVPGLSLYSHLSAGVPGTVRGTWELHRRFGSMKWRALLEPAIRLAEEGFPVDEWTVRSMSRQRKRLAVLPERLRRWIDFPEHFALGPGRWFRQPELGRTLRRIAERGPAGFYEGPTATAIVREMRRGGGLITGEDLRRYRAVWREPVSGSYRGVTVHSMPPPSSGGVALLQMLGLFERFQLPERLSTEHVHLVAEIAKRVFADRSRYIGDPGFYPVPVGALLDPDYLERRARSIRLDGRTDPGSVLPGEVAPEPVGGDTAHFSIVDATGMAVANTVTLNAAYGSGIVVDGAGFLLNDEMDDFSAKPGVPNLYGVTGGEANKIEPDKRMVSSMTPTIVTRNGRPWLVLGSPGGSTIFTTVFHVLTGRIDYGLSLPEAVEAPRFHHQWPPPPGDEDPVYTEKGRPLPEGTLGGLRRLGYTVRERDSLGSVQAVEISPGGGVTAVADTRRNGAAAVP, from the coding sequence ATGCCGCGCCGTTGCCTCGCGTTGCTCGCGATTCTCGCCCTTCCGGGCTGTCTCGCCACGCAGCCGCCGGCCAGCCATGCGCCGGCCGTTCCGCACCGGCGCGTCGCGGCGGGGCACTCCGGCGCCGTCGCGGCCCCCGAGCCCCTCGCCGCCAGGGTCGGCGCCGACGTGCTCCGGCGCGGAGGCAACGCCGTGGACGCGGCGGTGGCCGTGCAGTTCGCGTTGTCGGTGACCTATCCGCTGGCCTCGCCGATCGGCGGGGGCGGGTTCGCGCTCGTGTGGGATCCCGGTGCAGGGAGGGCGTTCGCGCTCGACTACCGGGAGGTCGCGCCCGCGGGCGCCACGGAGGGAATGTTCCTCGGTCCCGACGGAGAGGTCGTTCCCGGCTTGAGCCTTTACAGCCACCTGAGCGCCGGCGTTCCCGGGACGGTCCGTGGCACCTGGGAACTCCACCGCCGCTTCGGCTCGATGAAATGGCGGGCCCTGCTCGAGCCCGCGATCCGTCTGGCAGAGGAAGGGTTCCCGGTCGACGAGTGGACGGTGCGCTCGATGAGCCGCCAGCGGAAACGATTGGCCGTCCTGCCGGAGCGACTGCGGCGGTGGATCGACTTTCCGGAGCACTTCGCGCTCGGCCCCGGCCGCTGGTTCCGGCAGCCGGAACTCGGCCGGACCCTCCGGAGGATCGCCGAACGCGGTCCGGCGGGTTTCTACGAGGGCCCGACCGCTACCGCCATCGTCCGGGAGATGCGGCGAGGCGGAGGGTTGATCACCGGGGAAGACCTCCGGCGCTATCGCGCGGTCTGGCGCGAACCGGTCTCGGGCTCGTACCGGGGCGTGACCGTGCACTCGATGCCGCCCCCTTCCTCCGGCGGCGTGGCCCTGCTCCAGATGCTCGGCCTTTTCGAGCGGTTCCAGCTCCCCGAGCGGCTCTCCACCGAGCACGTGCACCTGGTGGCGGAGATCGCGAAGAGGGTCTTCGCCGACCGCTCGCGGTACATCGGGGATCCCGGCTTCTACCCGGTCCCCGTCGGGGCATTGCTGGATCCCGACTACCTCGAGCGGAGAGCGCGCTCGATCCGCCTGGACGGGCGCACCGACCCCGGGAGCGTTCTCCCCGGCGAGGTCGCGCCGGAGCCCGTCGGCGGCGACACCGCGCACTTCAGCATCGTCGACGCCACCGGAATGGCGGTCGCCAATACGGTCACGTTGAACGCCGCCTATGGGAGCGGAATCGTGGTCGACGGCGCCGGGTTCCTGCTGAACGACGAAATGGACGACTTCTCGGCCAAGCCGGGGGTGCCGAACCTCTACGGCGTCACAGGGGGCGAGGCCAACAAGATCGAGCCGGACAAGCGGATGGTTTCGTCGATGACGCCGACGATCGTGACGAGAAACGGGCGCCCCTGGCTCGTCCTCGGCTCGCCGGGCGGCTCGACGATCTTCACCACCGTCTTCCACGTCTTGACCGGCAGGATCGACTACGGCCTTTCCCTGCCGGAGGCGGTGGAGGCTCCGCGGTTCCATCACCAGTGGCCCCCGCCGCCCGGCGATGAAGATCCGGTCTACACGGAGAAGGGGCGGCCGCTTCCGGAGGGGACGCTCGGCGGGCTCCGCCGCCTCGGGTACACCGTGCGGGAGCGAGACTCGCTGGGGTCCGTCCAGGCGGTGGAAATCTCGCCGGGCGGCGGCGTCACCGCCGTCGCCGACACGCGGCGCAACGGAGCGGCGGCCGTTCCGTGA
- a CDS encoding CoA pyrophosphatase, producing MTVEDVVRALAGRLPPGAGSAGAHLHMAPSPRPGWKPGCVPPSARPAAGVVLVYPRGARAHVLLTLRTGRVRFHRGQVSLPGGAVDPGEKLLDAALREMEEEVGVPRDRVRVLGPLSPLHIPVSRFALHPFVAVHPEEPTFVARPTEVARLLEVPLQVLADPTTRRRESRRIGGRMFEVPFFAVCGEKIWGATAMVLAEFLALLDPGRSGG from the coding sequence ATGACCGTGGAAGATGTGGTCCGCGCTCTGGCCGGCAGGCTCCCGCCCGGCGCCGGGTCCGCCGGCGCTCACCTCCACATGGCCCCCTCGCCCCGGCCGGGGTGGAAGCCCGGTTGCGTGCCCCCGTCCGCCCGGCCCGCCGCCGGGGTGGTGCTGGTCTACCCGCGCGGAGCCCGGGCGCACGTCCTCTTGACGCTTCGGACCGGTCGGGTGCGCTTTCACCGGGGACAGGTGAGCCTGCCCGGAGGCGCGGTCGATCCCGGCGAGAAGCTTCTCGATGCCGCCCTGCGCGAGATGGAGGAGGAGGTCGGCGTCCCCCGGGACCGAGTCCGGGTGCTGGGCCCCCTTTCGCCCCTCCATATCCCGGTCAGCCGCTTCGCTCTGCATCCCTTCGTCGCGGTTCACCCGGAAGAGCCGACCTTCGTCGCCAGACCCACCGAGGTGGCGCGCCTGCTGGAGGTGCCCCTTCAGGTGCTGGCCGACCCCACCACGCGCCGGCGAGAGTCGCGCCGGATCGGGGGCCGGATGTTCGAGGTCCCCTTCTTCGCGGTGTGCGGCGAGAAGATCTGGGGCGCCACCGCGATGGTCCTCGCCGAGTTCCTGGCTTTGCTCGACCCAGGGAGGAGCGGAGGATGA